A segment of the Pseudomonas serboccidentalis genome:
CAGTACAACAACAATCGGCAGCAGGACCAGTTGCAGTGTGGCTTCAACATGCGCAATCCGATGAGCAGCAAGGAACGGGTCGACGCCTTTCGCAACTTCATGGGCGCGCGCAAAGTCATCAACAGTCGTGAGTTTCAAACTCAGACCGAACTGCGCCTGGGCAATCCGAAAACCGATGAACTGCCGGTGCTGGCGTTCTTCTACAGCGATCAGCGCGGCCTGAACGACGCGCTGGCCAATCAAAAGGACTACAAGGCCAAGACCGGCAAGGACCGCAATATCATCAAGATCGACTTCCCGAGAACTCCGGTCGCCAAGGCCTCGTTCTCGTGCATCCAGACCTCGACACCGACTGAACCGAAGTTCTGCGACAAGTACATCGAGTCCAGCACCTGGGTACAACGTCCCGATCCGAAACTGGGGCCGAACACCTGGTCGCTCACGGTAGTGCCGACCGCGTGCGGCCGCGCGATCAAGGATGACCAGACCGACCGGATGTTTGCCGAGCTGTACAACAAGCACAAGGACGATCAGCAGTGGCGCGAGTACAGCGTCAATGGCGGCTCGTTGCGTCGGCAGATGGTCTGCCACCTGGCGGCGGTCTACGACGGCAAGCCTGTGAGGAACAAGCCTGAGTGGAACCTTGAGCCGGCACGGCCTTATGTCGATCAGGCGACGGCGGTGGCGCAGCACTGCAATCCGTATTAATTCCCTGTAGGAGTGAGCCTGCTCGCGATGGCGTCGTGTCCGACACAGTGATGTTGAATGACACACCGATATCGCGAGCAGGCTCGCTCCCACAGGGGATCGGTGTTGAATTCAAAATACAAAAAAACGGCCTGCGAAGGCCGTTTTTTTGTTCAGCGAAAAGCATCAACCGCCCAGATACGCCTCGCGCACTTTCGGGTCGGTCAGTAGCGCTTCACCGGTGCCTTGCATCACCACACGGCCGTTCTCCAGAACGTACGCACGGTCAGCGATTTTCAAGGCCTGGTTGGCGTTCTGCTCGACCAGGAACACCGTCACACCGTCCTTGCGCAGTTGTTCGATGATGTCGAAGATCTGCTGGATGATGATCGGTGCCAGGCCCAGCGACGGCTCGTCGAGCAGCAGCAGTTTCGGCTTGCTCATCAGCGCCCGGCCGATGGCGAGCATCTGCTGTTCGCCGCCGGACATGGTGCCGCCGCGCTGGTTGAAGCGTTCTTTGAGGCGCGGGAACAGGCCGAGGACCTTGTCCATCTGCGCCTGATAGTCGCCCTTGTCGGTGAAGAAACCGCCCATGGACAGGTTCTCTTCGACGGTCAGACGG
Coding sequences within it:
- a CDS encoding DUF2599 domain-containing protein; its protein translation is MKKSLIRTVPLLLVPLLLHPAWANAESCAETLKKVETLYNNTVDSCGQDPASDCSGLLVRGTHRADPAKGQKWDVWNPSPKAVELGTFAASYMRADGISYEDPGMSTQNGYLITPRDLVRDPETPVHVYCAFPNDAWTDFRNDRGCGDNKNTAPTEAVCQAMKPPVSTPNAWVAHFTQYNNNRQQDQLQCGFNMRNPMSSKERVDAFRNFMGARKVINSREFQTQTELRLGNPKTDELPVLAFFYSDQRGLNDALANQKDYKAKTGKDRNIIKIDFPRTPVAKASFSCIQTSTPTEPKFCDKYIESSTWVQRPDPKLGPNTWSLTVVPTACGRAIKDDQTDRMFAELYNKHKDDQQWREYSVNGGSLRRQMVCHLAAVYDGKPVRNKPEWNLEPARPYVDQATAVAQHCNPY
- a CDS encoding ABC transporter ATP-binding protein, with translation MLQFENVSTFYGKIQALHSVNVEVRQGEIVTLIGANGAGKSTLLMTLCGSPQAHSGSIRYMGEELVGQDSSQIMRKSIAVVPEGRRVFARLTVEENLSMGGFFTDKGDYQAQMDKVLGLFPRLKERFNQRGGTMSGGEQQMLAIGRALMSKPKLLLLDEPSLGLAPIIIQQIFDIIEQLRKDGVTVFLVEQNANQALKIADRAYVLENGRVVMQGTGEALLTDPKVREAYLGG